A stretch of the Polluticoccus soli genome encodes the following:
- a CDS encoding alpha/beta hydrolase, translating into MQKAPHYLNDSHLSPEVKEFLKPLNAGGPGLETLSKQDARDVLINAQRSVAVDVSGIREAEKNITADGYTIKLNIVKPLELKEKLPAFIFIHGGGWILGDYPTHRRLVRDLVVESGYVAVFVNYTPSPEAHYPQAINEIYAATKWVAEHGSEIGVDGRKLAVVGNSVGGDMTAATCLMAKDKGGPEIQLQIMMWPVTDSSFTQPSYEEYGEERFLTAAAMKWMWDQYTTDPAQRKEIYASPLNATTDQLRGLPPALIQVAENDILREEGEAYGRKLAEAGVPVTAVRYDGVIHDFGMLNGLANIPQTRSLILHAAAELRKHLQ; encoded by the coding sequence ATGCAAAAAGCACCACATTATTTAAACGACTCGCATCTTTCACCTGAAGTGAAAGAGTTCTTAAAACCGTTGAATGCTGGCGGCCCGGGATTGGAAACGTTGTCGAAGCAGGATGCGCGAGATGTGCTGATCAATGCGCAACGTTCGGTTGCGGTAGATGTGTCCGGTATTCGCGAAGCAGAAAAAAACATTACGGCTGATGGATATACGATAAAGCTGAATATCGTCAAACCACTGGAGTTAAAAGAGAAATTGCCTGCATTCATTTTTATTCATGGTGGTGGATGGATCTTGGGTGACTATCCAACGCACCGGCGGCTGGTGCGCGATCTCGTTGTGGAGTCCGGTTATGTCGCGGTGTTTGTTAACTATACGCCGTCACCCGAAGCGCACTACCCACAAGCTATTAATGAGATCTATGCAGCGACAAAATGGGTGGCTGAGCATGGCAGCGAAATAGGTGTAGACGGCCGAAAGCTGGCAGTAGTGGGCAACAGCGTGGGGGGAGATATGACGGCTGCCACCTGCCTGATGGCAAAAGACAAAGGCGGGCCCGAAATACAGTTGCAGATCATGATGTGGCCCGTGACGGACTCCAGCTTCACCCAGCCCAGCTATGAAGAATATGGCGAAGAACGCTTTCTTACAGCGGCTGCAATGAAATGGATGTGGGACCAGTACACCACAGATCCTGCGCAACGCAAGGAGATATACGCTTCACCATTGAATGCAACTACAGACCAATTACGTGGTCTTCCACCGGCGCTTATCCAAGTGGCGGAAAACGATATACTTAGAGAAGAAGGCGAGGCCTATGGTCGTAAGCTGGCCGAAGCTGGCGTGCCGGTGACTGCAGTGCGATACGATGGGGTCATACATGATTTCGGAATGCTCAATGGCCTTGCTAATATTCCGCAAACAAGATCGCTGATACTTCATGCAGCAGCAGAGTTGAGGAAACACCTTCAGTAA
- a CDS encoding alpha/beta fold hydrolase: MAPPWPYKEGDVKELRPKHPANNKGLARLTLKELKQHYANIIRSQPEKPIVIGHSFGGMLTQLMLNNDLAAAAVAIHSVPPMGVLPYEFSFLKSVWKSLGLFTSLDETYLMSFKDWQYAFVNDLPLDIQKAAYEALTIPESKVVSRGALTSEGKVDFSKPHAPLLMIAGEKDHITPVHLNKRNFHAYHTPGSVVDFKLYPNHNHFVLGLPDWRDVATYVHDWLN; this comes from the coding sequence GTGGCGCCTCCCTGGCCATACAAAGAAGGTGACGTGAAAGAGCTTAGACCAAAGCATCCAGCTAATAACAAAGGGCTTGCACGTCTGACACTCAAAGAGCTCAAGCAGCACTATGCAAATATCATCAGGTCACAACCGGAAAAACCCATAGTGATCGGGCACTCCTTCGGTGGCATGTTGACACAATTGATGCTGAACAACGACCTTGCCGCAGCTGCAGTTGCTATCCATTCGGTTCCACCAATGGGCGTGCTTCCTTATGAATTTTCGTTCCTAAAGTCGGTCTGGAAATCGCTGGGATTGTTTACCTCTCTTGACGAGACCTATCTGATGTCCTTCAAAGACTGGCAGTATGCATTTGTCAACGATCTGCCTCTTGATATACAAAAGGCTGCCTACGAAGCACTGACCATACCAGAGTCGAAGGTGGTTTCGAGAGGAGCGCTGACTAGTGAAGGAAAAGTAGATTTCAGTAAGCCTCACGCTCCTCTACTGATGATCGCAGGCGAAAAGGATCATATAACACCGGTGCACTTGAACAAACGCAATTTTCATGCTTATCATACGCCAGGGTCTGTAGTCGATTTCAAATTATATCCCAACCATAACCATTTTGTGTTGGGGCTTCCCGACTGGCGGGATGTAGCTACTTACGTCCACGATTGGCTGAATTGA
- a CDS encoding epoxide hydrolase family protein, giving the protein MEKNLVTPTTAGGNGHDKPLSGEEIRQFEVHIQQSDLDDLRRRIQATKFPEKELVNDPSQGVQLTTMKALAKYWATDYDWRKVEARLNSLPNFLTNIDGVNIHFIHVRSKEPNALPLILTHGWPGSIIEMLKVIEPLTDPVAHGGKAEDAFDVVIPSMVGYGFSGKPTETGWDGVRMAKAWHVLMTRLGYKKYVTQGGDWGALIAEQMGVQAPPELAGVHINMPSAVPGEILQAVVSRQPLPSGLSAEESHAYDQLFYFFNRGLGYAIEMACRPQTMYGIMDSPVGLAAWILDHDIESYKMIARVFDGKSEGLSKDDVLDNITLYWVTNTAVSTARLYWENKLAFFVPMNPNVPTAVSVFPDEIYAAPKNWVEKSYPNLVYYNKVDKGGHFAAWEQPKIFSEELRKAFKSVR; this is encoded by the coding sequence ATGGAAAAAAATCTGGTAACCCCAACAACAGCTGGCGGCAACGGACATGACAAACCTCTATCGGGCGAGGAGATCCGCCAGTTCGAGGTTCATATTCAGCAATCTGATCTCGACGACCTGCGTCGCCGCATACAGGCGACAAAGTTTCCTGAAAAGGAATTAGTTAACGATCCTTCACAAGGGGTGCAATTAACAACGATGAAGGCGCTGGCCAAATATTGGGCAACAGACTATGATTGGCGTAAGGTGGAAGCGAGGCTGAATTCTTTACCCAATTTCCTGACAAATATTGACGGTGTTAATATTCACTTTATTCATGTAAGATCTAAAGAACCGAATGCGCTGCCGCTCATTTTAACTCATGGCTGGCCCGGATCGATCATAGAAATGCTAAAGGTAATTGAACCGCTGACGGACCCAGTTGCGCATGGAGGCAAGGCTGAGGACGCGTTCGATGTGGTTATTCCGTCAATGGTAGGTTATGGCTTCTCGGGTAAGCCAACAGAAACCGGCTGGGATGGTGTGCGCATGGCAAAGGCCTGGCACGTCCTGATGACACGCTTAGGTTACAAAAAATACGTAACACAGGGCGGCGACTGGGGAGCATTGATAGCTGAACAAATGGGTGTGCAGGCACCACCCGAATTGGCCGGTGTGCATATCAACATGCCTTCGGCGGTGCCAGGTGAGATATTGCAAGCTGTCGTTTCCCGACAACCTCTACCATCAGGCCTTTCGGCGGAGGAGAGCCACGCATACGATCAGCTTTTCTATTTCTTTAACCGTGGTCTGGGATATGCTATCGAAATGGCTTGCCGTCCGCAGACGATGTACGGGATTATGGATTCACCTGTTGGGCTGGCTGCCTGGATACTCGACCATGATATTGAAAGCTATAAGATGATAGCCCGGGTGTTTGATGGCAAGAGCGAAGGACTTTCAAAAGATGATGTTCTGGATAACATAACACTTTACTGGGTAACAAACACTGCCGTTTCCACAGCCCGCCTGTATTGGGAAAACAAGCTTGCCTTTTTTGTGCCAATGAATCCCAACGTACCTACGGCGGTAAGTGTCTTTCCCGATGAGATATATGCGGCACCTAAAAACTGGGTAGAAAAGTCGTATCCTAATCTTGTGTACTACAACAAGGTGGACAAAGGTGGACACTTTGCGGCATGGGAACAACCGAAGATATTTTCGGAAGAACTTCGTAAAGCATTCAAATCTGTGCGCTGA
- a CDS encoding alpha/beta fold hydrolase — MKKDFRFKTLLATFASAAAALLISATPMKAQPVVKNIVLVHGAFADGSGWKDVYEELVKDGYSVSVVGNPNTGLEEDVAATKRVLDRQNGPVILVGHSYGGIVISEAGNDPSVAGLVYIDAFVPESNESAVELLKKLPEARNSGVLPPDKDGYVWYDKAKFHSGFCNELSDDKAGFMANSQVPVNGSVFTATISNPAWKVKPSWYVVGTEDQTIPADGQRFMAKRAGAITTEVVASHVSYITKAKHVVKVIESASKDAYKVTVQK, encoded by the coding sequence ATGAAGAAAGATTTTCGTTTCAAAACTCTGCTTGCCACCTTTGCCAGCGCAGCAGCTGCGCTGTTGATATCGGCAACACCAATGAAAGCACAACCTGTGGTGAAAAATATAGTCCTGGTACACGGTGCATTTGCTGATGGCTCAGGTTGGAAGGACGTATATGAAGAGCTGGTGAAAGACGGCTACAGCGTGAGCGTAGTTGGCAACCCTAATACAGGTTTGGAAGAAGACGTTGCTGCAACCAAACGAGTACTAGATCGGCAGAATGGCCCGGTGATATTGGTTGGTCACTCTTACGGTGGAATTGTTATTTCTGAAGCGGGAAATGATCCCTCTGTGGCTGGATTGGTATATATCGATGCATTTGTTCCCGAGAGTAACGAGTCCGCTGTAGAACTACTAAAAAAATTACCCGAGGCTCGAAACTCGGGCGTATTGCCTCCTGACAAGGACGGCTATGTTTGGTACGATAAAGCAAAATTCCATTCAGGCTTTTGCAATGAACTCAGCGACGACAAAGCCGGATTTATGGCCAACTCGCAAGTACCTGTGAATGGATCTGTATTTACTGCAACCATCAGCAACCCTGCCTGGAAAGTAAAACCCAGCTGGTATGTGGTAGGTACTGAAGACCAGACCATCCCGGCCGACGGGCAGAGGTTTATGGCTAAACGTGCAGGCGCTATTACCACAGAGGTTGTGGCCAGCCACGTATCGTACATAACAAAGGCCAAACACGTGGTCAAAGTGATCGAGTCTGCATCTAAAGATGCTTATAAAGTGACTGTACAGAAGTAA
- a CDS encoding ankyrin repeat domain-containing protein, which translates to MSQQQNIIDLINRNNVEGVKTALQDGTDVNTQDDNGRSLLLLATINSQLSMAKMLVEHGADVNLQDAINDSPFLFAGASGQTEMLKLYLTNGARFDLFNRYNGTALIPACERGHVETVKLLANTKGFPINHINRLGWTALLEAVVLGDGSKEYQDIVQILKDAGADLNIGDLDGTTALEHARKSGFSEIVKILEA; encoded by the coding sequence ATGTCGCAACAGCAAAATATAATTGACCTCATAAACAGGAACAACGTTGAAGGCGTTAAAACAGCACTGCAAGACGGAACGGATGTAAACACTCAAGATGATAACGGCCGTTCGCTACTTCTGTTGGCTACAATAAACAGCCAGCTAAGCATGGCAAAGATGCTGGTAGAGCACGGCGCTGATGTTAACCTGCAGGATGCTATTAACGACAGTCCTTTCCTGTTTGCCGGCGCCAGCGGACAAACTGAAATGCTTAAGCTGTACTTGACAAACGGAGCTAGATTCGATCTGTTCAATCGCTATAACGGCACAGCTTTGATCCCCGCCTGCGAACGTGGTCATGTAGAAACTGTAAAGCTGCTGGCTAATACAAAAGGATTTCCTATCAACCATATCAATCGCCTTGGCTGGACAGCTTTGTTAGAAGCAGTAGTTCTGGGTGATGGCAGCAAAGAGTACCAGGACATTGTTCAAATACTGAAAGACGCCGGCGCAGACCTCAACATCGGCGATCTCGACGGCACAACAGCTCTCGAGCATGCCCGTAAAAGTGGGTTTAGCGAGATAGTGAAAATACTTGAAGCGTAA
- a CDS encoding TMEM175 family protein, which produces MESRQITIPVSRLEMFSDAVIAIIITLMILSIEIPSIEASDSSGVVWEKLSGMLQPAASYLLSFIIVGVLWVNHHQFLRQVKQADRNLLWFNLHLLFWLSWVPIPTNLLGHSIHRPEFMVLYGFVMFMCLLAFLLMRLYVERANLFIENISPRLKKQSRTKLIVCTGLYLVAIFAGYISVYVSIFIFVAIAIAYFFPSKIEIQQ; this is translated from the coding sequence GTGGAATCGAGGCAAATAACAATACCAGTTTCAAGGCTGGAAATGTTCAGCGATGCCGTGATTGCGATCATTATCACTTTGATGATCCTTTCAATTGAAATACCCTCAATTGAAGCATCTGATTCTTCGGGCGTTGTGTGGGAAAAGCTGTCAGGAATGTTGCAACCTGCTGCATCCTATCTTTTAAGTTTCATTATAGTGGGTGTACTTTGGGTGAACCATCACCAATTTTTGCGGCAGGTAAAGCAGGCGGATCGCAATTTACTCTGGTTCAATTTACACCTGTTGTTTTGGCTAAGCTGGGTACCTATCCCCACCAACCTGTTAGGACATAGCATTCATCGCCCCGAGTTTATGGTACTGTATGGTTTTGTCATGTTTATGTGTCTCCTGGCTTTTCTTTTAATGCGGTTGTATGTAGAAAGGGCTAACTTATTTATCGAAAATATTTCCCCGAGACTAAAAAAGCAATCAAGGACAAAGCTGATAGTGTGCACGGGCCTGTATTTAGTAGCCATTTTTGCCGGTTATATATCCGTGTACGTATCAATATTCATTTTTGTTGCAATTGCCATTGCCTATTTCTTTCCGTCCAAAATTGAGATCCAACAATAG
- a CDS encoding L,D-transpeptidase, with product MINRSIAYQRVKIQLKPVILFVAALIYMGALSSCNEQPKNSRHTSFNYQHFKDSVLNTDKGDVCDAENCLDDENFVPGRDSTSGFFERLESNWKEEEAAVAKNSLPLQKAVQANLSALRAFRYGFRAGGGCRQQECPLYAEVDKSEQVLHLYVDGELVDTYPVSTGIKGRETPSFSVRPSGPIFTKYTSKKFPGGNYKGLGNMPYAVFVKGGYAIHGTTPGNFRRLGIRASHGCIRLHPDNAKVFTELVKQYGLGNTWVTVKP from the coding sequence ATGATAAATAGATCCATTGCGTACCAACGTGTAAAAATTCAGTTAAAGCCAGTCATCTTATTTGTGGCTGCTTTGATCTATATGGGCGCGCTGTCTTCATGCAACGAGCAGCCTAAGAACAGTAGACATACGAGTTTCAATTATCAGCATTTTAAAGACTCGGTATTGAATACCGATAAAGGAGATGTATGTGACGCCGAGAACTGTCTTGATGACGAAAATTTTGTTCCAGGCAGAGATTCGACTAGCGGATTTTTTGAGCGGCTGGAGTCGAACTGGAAAGAGGAAGAGGCAGCTGTCGCAAAGAACTCCCTGCCATTGCAAAAAGCCGTACAGGCAAACCTTTCAGCTCTGCGCGCGTTTCGCTATGGATTTCGCGCCGGTGGTGGTTGCAGGCAACAAGAATGCCCCCTGTATGCAGAGGTAGACAAATCGGAGCAGGTTCTGCATTTGTACGTGGACGGAGAGCTGGTTGACACCTACCCTGTCTCAACAGGCATAAAAGGCCGCGAAACGCCGAGTTTTAGCGTTCGTCCTTCCGGGCCGATATTTACCAAATACACATCAAAGAAATTCCCCGGTGGTAATTACAAAGGGTTAGGCAATATGCCCTACGCAGTATTTGTAAAGGGTGGTTATGCTATACATGGTACTACGCCAGGCAATTTTCGCAGGTTAGGCATTCGTGCATCGCATGGTTGTATCCGGCTGCATCCTGACAATGCAAAAGTTTTTACCGAGCTGGTTAAGCAGTATGGATTGGGGAACACCTGGGTTACAGTAAAACCGTAA
- a CDS encoding redoxin domain-containing protein, with translation MLAVGTRAPDFTLYTTPDQKLSLSELKGKRVVLAFYPADWSPVCGDQMALYNEMLEYFSKFNAQLVGISVDGKWCHNAFSTDRNLHFPLAADFEPKGAVAKAYEVYDETIGECKRALYVLDEEGIIRWTYLSPVGINPGADGILDALESLENQPV, from the coding sequence ATGCTGGCAGTTGGAACCCGAGCGCCCGATTTTACACTGTACACAACCCCCGACCAAAAACTCAGCCTGAGCGAGCTGAAGGGAAAGCGGGTGGTGCTTGCATTTTACCCCGCCGACTGGAGTCCTGTTTGCGGTGACCAGATGGCTCTTTATAATGAAATGCTTGAGTATTTCTCCAAATTCAACGCACAGCTTGTAGGCATATCCGTAGACGGTAAATGGTGTCACAATGCATTCAGCACCGATCGTAACCTGCACTTTCCGCTGGCTGCTGACTTTGAGCCAAAAGGCGCAGTAGCAAAGGCTTATGAAGTATACGATGAAACAATTGGCGAATGCAAGAGGGCGCTGTATGTATTAGATGAGGAAGGCATCATTCGATGGACGTACTTGTCGCCCGTGGGCATCAACCCGGGCGCAGATGGAATATTGGATGCCTTAGAATCACTCGAAAACCAACCTGTTTAG
- a CDS encoding ABC transporter permease/M1 family aminopeptidase: MWKFITYEWKYWLRSPMTWILFLINAALIFGAVSSDNISIGGGVGNVYKNAPHAVQNYYGVMSLICLLMTTAFMNATANRDFQYNMYQLVFSSPIRKRDYFFGKFIGAATMAVIPLLGVSLGALLGPLMPWVSPERYGPVVWSGHLWGLVGFGIPNIFITGVLLFSLSLIFRSNIISFVGAIGILVLYAVSAGFTKDIQNEWLANILDPFGFRPQSLLSKYMTVSEKNTHAIPLQGAFLWNRVIWMSISAVLLFVMYFRFSFNTRKEKAAKQKISKQETFIATQKSYQPAMAGSFSLSALLYLVRFEVKSIIKHPTFIIIAAIGAINLIAALTSFTGNYGATQYPVTYDVVDSIRGSFYLFLIAIITFYSGVLVWKERDAKINEIQDSTPVKTGMLFTSKLVAMIITVAIVLAGTIVIGMIAQLCYGYTRLQAGVYIKSLLIMDMLNFTYLVIAALFFHYLINNRYVAYFAFIAFVIVNTFIWSVLEVETNMVDFGSTPNVIYSDMNGFGPFTTTVVWFNIYWSLCVLLVSYVIYAFYIRGRENAFAARVKYAGHVLRRNLAIVSVAAIAFIACSGFVFYNTKVLNTYESSDETERKQVDYENKYKKYEGAAQPRWYSFDYHIDLEPYERNMKVMANAWVRNISGKQISEIYFNLPEHGEDLKITVPGSKVKSDDKRLKFRIVALDKPMQPGDSLPVQISFEALSRGFENEVSFKQLTQNGTFFNNYDIMPSIGYSASGELSDKNKRKKYKLPVRRRAPLLNENDMVARSNNYVISDADWVTINTVISTAKDQVAVAPGSLVRSWEQNGKRYFNYKLDQPSLNFYSFISAKYEVARKKWNGIDIEVYYHKEHGYNVPNMLNSIEKSLDYYTTNFGPYYHKQARIIEFPRYSSFAQAFPGTMPYSEGIGFITDLREVTKDDIDFVFYVVAHEMGHQYWAHQLCGANMQGSEMMSEGFAQYSSLMVMEKEYGKDKMKQFLKYEMDGYLRGRSREFEAERPIIKTESQQYIHYQKASVVLYYVKEMIGEDKVNLAMRSLINDHAYKQPPYPTALSALRAFRAVTPDSLQYVVTDLFENITLFSNRVTDASYTKVGDQYKVEIKTISEKYYSDSLGKETTAPMNDFIDIGVFAEAKDKKGIGKPLAMQRVRLNKRDNVYTFYVTEKPYQAGIDPYNYLVDRLPDDNVKRIN; this comes from the coding sequence ATGTGGAAGTTCATAACATACGAATGGAAATATTGGTTGCGCTCACCAATGACCTGGATATTATTCCTGATAAATGCAGCGCTGATATTTGGAGCAGTTTCTTCAGACAATATATCAATAGGAGGAGGCGTAGGCAATGTCTATAAGAATGCCCCTCATGCTGTTCAGAACTATTATGGCGTCATGTCGCTGATATGCCTGCTGATGACAACCGCATTTATGAATGCGACTGCCAACAGGGATTTTCAGTATAACATGTATCAACTTGTTTTCTCCTCTCCCATCAGGAAGCGCGACTACTTCTTTGGTAAGTTCATTGGAGCGGCCACGATGGCAGTAATACCATTGCTAGGCGTTTCTTTAGGCGCACTCCTGGGGCCACTAATGCCGTGGGTATCTCCCGAACGTTATGGACCTGTGGTTTGGTCTGGTCACTTGTGGGGGCTGGTCGGATTCGGGATCCCTAACATCTTCATAACCGGCGTATTACTTTTTTCCTTGTCCCTCATCTTTCGCAGCAATATCATTTCATTCGTAGGCGCTATAGGTATACTAGTGCTCTACGCCGTGTCGGCAGGTTTCACGAAGGATATCCAAAATGAATGGTTGGCAAATATTCTCGATCCGTTCGGCTTCAGGCCGCAAAGCCTGCTGTCAAAATACATGACCGTTAGTGAAAAGAATACGCACGCTATACCACTGCAAGGCGCCTTCTTATGGAACAGGGTGATCTGGATGAGTATTAGTGCGGTTCTACTATTTGTAATGTATTTCCGATTCTCCTTCAATACTCGGAAAGAAAAGGCAGCGAAACAAAAGATAAGCAAACAAGAAACATTTATAGCCACACAAAAAAGCTATCAACCCGCTATGGCTGGTTCTTTCTCGTTGTCTGCTTTGCTGTACCTGGTGCGGTTTGAAGTTAAATCTATAATCAAACACCCCACATTTATCATTATAGCAGCCATTGGCGCTATCAATCTCATTGCTGCCCTGACAAGCTTCACCGGAAATTATGGAGCCACGCAATATCCCGTGACGTACGACGTAGTAGATAGCATCCGTGGGTCATTCTATCTTTTTCTCATAGCGATTATCACTTTCTATTCCGGTGTACTGGTTTGGAAAGAGCGTGATGCAAAGATCAACGAGATACAGGATTCTACACCTGTAAAGACAGGTATGCTGTTTACTTCAAAGCTGGTAGCTATGATCATCACAGTGGCTATTGTACTGGCGGGTACCATCGTGATCGGCATGATAGCGCAACTGTGCTATGGATACACCCGTCTGCAGGCTGGAGTATATATTAAATCGCTGCTGATAATGGATATGCTCAACTTTACGTACCTCGTTATTGCAGCGCTTTTCTTTCACTATCTTATCAACAACAGGTACGTCGCCTATTTCGCGTTTATCGCGTTTGTTATTGTAAATACGTTTATCTGGTCGGTGCTGGAAGTGGAAACCAACATGGTCGATTTTGGTTCGACCCCGAACGTTATCTATTCAGACATGAATGGCTTTGGGCCGTTCACAACCACTGTGGTTTGGTTTAATATTTATTGGTCTCTGTGCGTGCTATTGGTGTCGTATGTTATCTACGCGTTTTACATAAGAGGCAGGGAGAATGCTTTTGCAGCGCGTGTTAAATACGCGGGTCATGTTTTGCGAAGGAATCTAGCGATAGTCTCTGTTGCAGCAATAGCATTCATTGCCTGCTCAGGATTTGTTTTCTATAACACCAAAGTGCTTAATACGTATGAATCATCTGATGAGACAGAAAGAAAGCAGGTAGACTATGAGAATAAATATAAGAAGTATGAAGGTGCGGCCCAGCCTCGCTGGTACAGTTTCGATTATCATATAGACCTTGAGCCTTATGAGCGAAACATGAAGGTAATGGCGAACGCATGGGTGCGGAACATCTCCGGCAAGCAAATTTCGGAGATATACTTTAACCTGCCCGAGCATGGCGAAGACTTGAAGATCACGGTACCGGGCAGTAAAGTAAAATCCGACGACAAACGGTTGAAGTTCCGCATCGTGGCACTTGACAAGCCGATGCAACCCGGCGATTCGCTACCTGTGCAAATAAGCTTCGAAGCGCTAAGCCGCGGGTTTGAGAATGAGGTCAGCTTTAAACAGCTAACTCAAAACGGTACGTTCTTCAATAACTATGACATCATGCCGTCGATCGGTTACAGCGCCTCAGGCGAATTGTCAGACAAGAACAAGCGGAAGAAATATAAATTACCTGTGAGACGTCGTGCTCCCCTGCTAAATGAGAACGATATGGTTGCAAGGAGCAACAACTATGTCATCAGCGATGCCGACTGGGTCACTATCAATACGGTGATCAGTACAGCAAAAGACCAGGTAGCAGTTGCGCCGGGTAGCCTGGTGCGTAGTTGGGAGCAGAATGGCAAGCGCTATTTCAATTACAAGCTCGATCAGCCGTCGCTTAACTTTTACTCCTTCATATCGGCAAAATATGAGGTAGCCCGCAAAAAATGGAACGGTATAGACATCGAAGTGTATTATCACAAAGAGCACGGATACAATGTGCCGAACATGCTCAACAGCATTGAAAAATCGCTAGATTATTATACTACCAACTTTGGCCCTTACTATCACAAACAAGCGAGGATCATAGAATTCCCACGCTACTCTTCTTTTGCACAGGCTTTCCCGGGCACTATGCCATATAGTGAAGGTATCGGTTTTATTACCGACCTGCGTGAAGTGACAAAGGACGATATCGATTTCGTGTTTTATGTAGTGGCGCATGAAATGGGGCACCAGTATTGGGCACACCAGCTGTGTGGCGCCAACATGCAGGGCAGCGAAATGATGAGCGAAGGTTTTGCGCAGTACTCGTCGCTGATGGTGATGGAGAAAGAGTACGGCAAGGATAAAATGAAGCAGTTCCTGAAATACGAAATGGACGGATACCTGCGTGGAAGAAGCCGCGAGTTTGAGGCAGAACGTCCTATCATCAAAACCGAATCGCAACAGTACATACACTACCAGAAGGCTAGCGTGGTGCTGTATTACGTTAAGGAAATGATCGGTGAGGATAAAGTAAACCTGGCGATGCGGTCATTGATAAACGATCATGCATACAAGCAGCCTCCTTACCCTACCGCCTTATCAGCTCTTAGAGCCTTCAGGGCAGTAACTCCGGATAGCCTGCAATATGTAGTAACCGATCTGTTTGAGAATATTACGCTGTTCTCTAATCGTGTAACTGATGCCAGCTATACCAAAGTTGGCGACCAGTATAAAGTGGAGATCAAAACGATCTCAGAAAAATACTATTCCGACTCACTGGGTAAAGAAACCACTGCGCCAATGAATGACTTCATCGATATCGGTGTATTTGCCGAAGCCAAAGACAAAAAGGGCATTGGCAAACCACTGGCTATGCAGCGTGTTCGCTTGAATAAGCGGGACAATGTTTATACTTTCTACGTAACGGAAAAACCTTACCAGGCGGGTATAGATCCCTACAACTACCTGGTTGATCGTTTACCGGATGATAATGTGAAACGGATAAATTAA
- a CDS encoding DsbA family protein: MPLKFPISETDHAFGNANAPIELLEYGDYQCPFCGQAYPIIKWIQTQLGNDLRFIYRNFPLSKTHPQAKQAAIASEAAARQDKFWQMHDLLFEHQKRLHTTQLIEYAQQLELDIEKFRADMDDAQLAKKVESDFYGGMRSGVNATPTFFVNGEKYKDSWQDGEIFLKNLRALNLVS, encoded by the coding sequence ATGCCTTTGAAATTTCCCATATCCGAAACCGATCATGCATTTGGCAATGCCAATGCACCTATCGAGCTTTTAGAGTATGGCGATTACCAGTGTCCGTTTTGTGGGCAGGCCTACCCCATCATCAAGTGGATACAGACCCAACTTGGGAATGACCTCAGATTTATTTACCGCAACTTTCCACTGAGCAAAACACATCCGCAGGCAAAACAGGCAGCGATAGCATCGGAGGCTGCGGCCCGGCAGGATAAATTCTGGCAAATGCATGACTTGTTGTTCGAGCATCAAAAGCGACTGCACACAACCCAGCTTATAGAATATGCCCAGCAACTGGAATTAGATATAGAGAAATTCAGAGCCGACATGGATGATGCGCAACTGGCAAAAAAAGTAGAGTCTGATTTCTACGGCGGCATGCGCAGCGGTGTAAACGCCACACCAACATTTTTTGTAAATGGTGAAAAATATAAGGACAGTTGGCAGGACGGTGAAATCTTTTTAAAAAATCTCCGGGCGTTAAACCTTGTTAGCTAA
- a CDS encoding VOC family protein, with product MNLNQVTVPVLDVEASIRFYTLLGLHLIVHSQRHYARFECPDGDATFSVHRVDSLPPAENGIWIYFETERLDALVAKLITNGIAIDEMPNDKPWLWREARLKDPNGNQLILYYAGDNRKDPPWRIKNSVR from the coding sequence ATGAACCTGAACCAGGTAACTGTGCCCGTGCTTGATGTAGAAGCTTCTATTCGCTTTTATACGTTACTAGGCTTACACCTCATCGTGCACTCGCAAAGGCATTATGCGCGTTTCGAATGCCCTGATGGCGACGCAACGTTTTCGGTGCACAGAGTAGATAGCCTGCCGCCAGCAGAGAATGGGATCTGGATCTACTTTGAAACAGAGCGGCTGGATGCACTGGTGGCAAAGCTCATAACAAACGGAATTGCTATAGACGAAATGCCCAACGACAAGCCCTGGCTATGGCGTGAAGCACGGTTAAAAGACCCCAACGGCAATCAGCTGATATTGTACTACGCAGGCGACAACAGGAAAGATCCACCATGGAGGATAAAAAATAGTGTCAGGTGA